In Myxococcales bacterium, the following proteins share a genomic window:
- a CDS encoding Gldg family protein, with translation MRTTSPWWLSLVLGLGLLALLLGQRIFYDVESARQVMTWAGALLVVVAIALRVIAWQKSHGARRAVERTLLWCHLGILLALLLYAVGTAWGRGVLGLGEHAAGSHAGLVLTVLWVLVMFASLVPLVMVETALGSARRQRFEFLAGTKPAGDGDGLVEHQRVREMALAGLSVALAMGFLMTTCGVAGERNVRKDVSYFKTSSPGESTAKIVSLQPQPVTVLLFFPAVNEVKDEVTAYFQELARATGKITIEARDRLVDASLAQKYRVVKDGAVVLVRGDKFELIDVDTDIQKARRQSGKLRKFDREVNSRLLKLVREKRKVYITVGHGELNDPESTDPLLKGRLPARAATLLRRLLGELNYELKDLLPADLARGVPEDATVVMTLSPSSPLSPQELAALDAYLLRGGRLLAALDPTAVNALGPLEARLGLAFDNHVVVSDDSREFMPQTGTPADRKFLITNQFSAHASTTSLSRAARGGMLFIEAGSLVERPFDSGASGGVAPKRTFVIRSGDKSFVDLNGNFAFDAASEKRGKQNLAAAIEGPIAPAAAQAAQGGDPISEAPPSPAAEAPGHGPGDGHAHKPVDGAATPPAASPAHSEKPAKPSKPADAGPTDYRAFIVADADLFADLTVNNRGVVYTQMLGAPILDDAMKWLGGDEAFAGEVVDEDDKPLEHSKSKDAAWFLLTIIGVPLFVFGAGMLTTRRRTSEVKL, from the coding sequence ATGAGAACAACCTCTCCATGGTGGCTCTCGCTCGTGCTCGGGCTTGGCCTGCTGGCGCTGCTGCTCGGGCAGCGCATCTTTTACGACGTCGAGAGCGCGCGCCAGGTCATGACCTGGGCGGGCGCCCTGCTCGTGGTGGTGGCGATTGCCTTGCGCGTCATTGCCTGGCAGAAAAGTCACGGTGCGCGCCGCGCCGTCGAGCGCACGCTGCTGTGGTGCCATCTCGGCATTTTGCTGGCGCTATTGCTTTATGCGGTGGGCACGGCGTGGGGGCGTGGCGTGCTTGGCCTGGGAGAGCACGCGGCCGGCAGCCATGCTGGGCTGGTGCTCACCGTGCTGTGGGTGCTGGTCATGTTTGCATCGCTGGTGCCGCTGGTCATGGTCGAGACGGCCTTGGGCTCGGCGCGACGGCAACGCTTTGAATTCTTAGCAGGTACGAAACCAGCCGGCGATGGCGATGGCCTGGTCGAGCACCAGCGCGTGCGCGAAATGGCACTCGCAGGCCTCTCGGTTGCGCTAGCGATGGGGTTTCTCATGACCACGTGCGGCGTCGCCGGCGAGCGCAACGTGCGCAAAGATGTCAGCTATTTCAAGACCTCATCACCCGGCGAGTCGACGGCAAAGATCGTGTCGCTGCAACCACAGCCCGTAACGGTGTTGCTATTTTTTCCCGCGGTCAACGAGGTCAAAGATGAGGTGACCGCCTACTTCCAAGAGCTGGCGCGGGCAACCGGCAAGATCACCATCGAAGCGCGCGACCGCTTGGTCGACGCGAGCCTGGCGCAAAAATATCGCGTCGTCAAAGACGGCGCTGTCGTGCTCGTGCGCGGCGATAAGTTCGAGCTCATCGACGTCGACACGGATATCCAAAAGGCCAGGCGGCAGAGCGGCAAGCTGCGCAAGTTCGACCGCGAGGTCAACAGCCGCCTGCTCAAGCTGGTGCGCGAAAAACGCAAGGTCTACATTACGGTCGGCCATGGCGAACTAAACGACCCTGAATCGACGGATCCGCTGCTCAAGGGCCGGCTGCCGGCGCGCGCGGCGACCTTGCTACGCCGGCTGCTCGGCGAGCTCAACTATGAGCTCAAAGATTTATTGCCTGCCGACCTCGCGCGCGGCGTCCCCGAAGACGCCACGGTGGTGATGACGTTGTCGCCTTCGTCGCCGCTTTCGCCGCAAGAGCTGGCGGCGCTTGACGCCTATCTCCTGCGCGGCGGTCGCCTCTTGGCGGCGCTCGACCCAACGGCCGTCAATGCGCTGGGGCCACTCGAGGCGCGCCTTGGCCTAGCCTTTGACAATCACGTCGTCGTATCAGATGACAGCCGCGAGTTTATGCCGCAGACGGGCACGCCGGCGGATCGCAAGTTCTTGATCACGAACCAGTTTTCAGCCCATGCGTCGACGACGTCGCTTTCGCGCGCGGCGCGCGGCGGCATGTTGTTTATCGAGGCGGGATCGCTGGTGGAGCGGCCGTTTGACAGCGGTGCCTCGGGCGGCGTGGCGCCCAAGCGCACGTTTGTCATCCGCAGCGGTGACAAGTCGTTTGTCGATCTCAATGGCAACTTCGCGTTTGATGCCGCGTCAGAAAAGCGCGGCAAGCAAAATCTCGCCGCGGCCATCGAAGGGCCCATTGCGCCTGCCGCCGCGCAGGCGGCCCAAGGGGGCGACCCGATCAGCGAGGCACCGCCGAGTCCAGCCGCAGAAGCGCCGGGCCACGGCCCTGGCGACGGCCATGCACATAAGCCCGTCGACGGCGCCGCTACGCCGCCGGCTGCCTCCCCAGCCCATAGCGAAAAGCCCGCCAAGCCCAGCAAGCCTGCCGACGCAGGGCCCACCGATTACCGTGCGTTCATCGTTGCGGACGCCGATCTATTCGCAGATCTCACCGTTAACAACCGCGGCGTCGTCTACACGCAGATGCTAGGGGCGCCGATCTTGGACGACGCGATGAAATGGCTGGGCGGCGATGAGGCTTTTGCCGGCGAGGTCGTCGACGAGGATGACAAGCCGCTTGAACACAGCAAGAGCAAAGATGCGGCGTGGTTTTTGCTAACCATCATTGGCGTGCCGCTCTTTGTATTTGGCGCTGGCATGCTCACGACACGACGACGCACAAGCGAGGTGAAACTATGA
- a CDS encoding DUF4340 domain-containing protein, translating to MKGAIIHGVLLAVMLIYGYRTISRDTKAKADLGSVVVFDKKSGDLASLVYKTDAKTVTLTRRGQGADAYWWGTEVRREKKAKPAPPTPTAAASKSTEGEVPAKKPITEFEDVEVTSEFPVSDTVVELASQLAGLRALRQLPLPTAEETKAFGLAEKTAKLELAFAGGARTLTIGGRVSGGSERYALDETGKRLLIIAGSLVEPLAGGETGLRLTDPKGFDVAKVDRVTIAAGGKQKILQRGAGKDDKGNTTKTWIDSATGAPDQTAANFISSIDRLRPSKYRPDVDLGSDAALVTLTYADKAGQPLGSVAFHAKQVAGSPPAEAAAAPASPAPTTTEYYLVTARARAPGLLDGSMASRVEADLATVFQ from the coding sequence ATGAAGGGCGCAATCATTCACGGCGTCTTGTTGGCCGTCATGCTGATCTATGGCTATCGCACGATTTCCCGGGACACCAAGGCCAAGGCCGACCTCGGGTCGGTGGTGGTCTTTGACAAAAAGAGCGGCGACCTCGCCAGCCTGGTTTACAAAACCGACGCCAAGACCGTGACGTTGACCCGTCGAGGGCAAGGCGCCGACGCCTATTGGTGGGGCACCGAGGTGCGGCGCGAAAAGAAAGCCAAGCCCGCGCCACCAACGCCGACGGCAGCCGCCAGCAAGTCCACCGAAGGCGAGGTGCCAGCCAAGAAACCCATCACCGAGTTCGAAGATGTCGAGGTGACCAGCGAATTTCCGGTCTCCGACACGGTGGTCGAACTCGCGTCGCAGCTCGCCGGCCTGCGCGCGCTGCGCCAGCTGCCGCTGCCCACCGCCGAGGAGACCAAGGCATTCGGCCTCGCCGAAAAAACCGCCAAGCTAGAGCTTGCCTTCGCCGGTGGCGCGCGCACGCTTACAATTGGCGGCCGCGTTAGCGGAGGCAGTGAGCGCTACGCCCTTGACGAGACGGGCAAGCGCCTACTCATCATTGCCGGATCGTTGGTGGAACCGCTCGCCGGCGGCGAGACCGGCCTGCGCCTCACTGACCCTAAAGGGTTTGATGTCGCCAAGGTTGATCGCGTCACCATTGCCGCGGGCGGCAAGCAAAAAATCTTGCAGCGTGGCGCCGGCAAGGACGACAAGGGCAATACGACCAAAACCTGGATTGATTCAGCAACCGGAGCGCCGGACCAAACTGCCGCAAACTTTATTAGCAGCATCGACCGGCTACGGCCGAGCAAGTATCGCCCCGATGTCGACCTCGGGTCCGATGCGGCGTTGGTCACGCTGACGTATGCCGACAAGGCGGGCCAGCCGCTGGGCAGCGTGGCCTTCCACGCCAAGCAGGTTGCCGGCAGCCCTCCAGCGGAAGCCGCAGCCGCCCCGGCCAGCCCTGCGCCGACCACGACTGAGTACTACCTGGTCACGGCGCGCGCCCGCGCACCGGGCCTGCTCGATGGATCTATGGCGAGCCGAGTCGAAGCCGATTTGGCCACGGTATTTCAGTAG